Proteins from a single region of Weeksella virosa DSM 16922:
- a CDS encoding GH3 auxin-responsive promoter family protein, translating to MKAFLAKIFAKYVHYQNQKWINHPIETQDKTFHYLLKTAQNTRFGKDHDFASIQSYEDFKARVPVRDYEGLKNYFDAIIDGEENVTWPGKPLYLAKTSGTTSGAKAIPLTKESIPTHIKSARNALLAYIYESGNASFLNGKMIFLQGNPELTKKNGIQTGRLSGIVAHFVPDYLQKNRMPSWDTNCIEDWEEKVDAIVDETQHENMTLISGIPPWMIMYFEKLLQQTDSKTVKELFPHLQLLVTGGVNYDPYRDKMNALLGKSLPCIQTYPASEGFFAYQDSQKSEELLLLLDNGIFYEFIPAEEFHQDNPTRISLESVELKKDYVLILSSTAGLWAYNIGDTVRFTSIKPYKIIVSGRIKHFTSAFGEHVIAHEVETALQATLQKFPASIIEFSVAPQVNPNVGLPYHEWLIEFGENPTCIEEFEKELDRQMCLLNVYYQDLINGNVLRPLKISLVKKHGFQNYMKSLGKLGGQNKVPRLANDRLIADKFYQLNLIETL from the coding sequence ATGAAGGCATTCTTAGCAAAAATTTTTGCAAAATACGTTCACTATCAAAATCAGAAATGGATTAATCATCCGATAGAAACGCAAGATAAAACATTTCATTATTTGCTTAAAACTGCCCAGAATACTCGATTTGGTAAAGATCATGATTTTGCTTCAATCCAATCGTACGAGGATTTCAAAGCAAGAGTGCCGGTACGTGATTATGAGGGTTTAAAAAATTATTTTGATGCGATTATCGATGGTGAAGAAAACGTAACTTGGCCAGGTAAACCGCTATATTTAGCAAAAACTTCGGGTACAACTTCGGGCGCAAAAGCTATCCCGTTGACCAAAGAATCTATTCCTACTCATATAAAATCTGCTCGTAATGCTTTATTGGCTTATATTTACGAGTCTGGCAATGCGAGTTTCTTAAACGGAAAAATGATTTTTTTACAAGGAAACCCAGAATTGACAAAAAAAAATGGGATTCAGACAGGACGTCTTTCGGGTATTGTAGCTCATTTTGTTCCTGATTATCTACAAAAAAACCGCATGCCATCTTGGGATACCAATTGTATAGAGGATTGGGAAGAAAAAGTTGATGCTATTGTTGACGAAACGCAACATGAAAACATGACATTGATTAGTGGAATTCCGCCATGGATGATTATGTATTTCGAAAAGCTTTTGCAACAAACAGACTCTAAAACTGTAAAGGAACTTTTCCCGCATCTACAGCTCCTGGTAACCGGTGGTGTAAATTATGATCCCTACCGCGATAAAATGAATGCTTTGCTCGGGAAATCTTTACCATGTATACAAACTTATCCTGCTTCTGAAGGTTTTTTTGCGTATCAAGACTCACAAAAATCAGAAGAATTATTATTGCTATTAGACAATGGAATTTTTTATGAATTTATTCCTGCTGAAGAATTTCATCAAGATAATCCTACTAGAATCTCTTTAGAATCTGTAGAGCTGAAAAAAGATTATGTTTTGATTTTGAGTAGCACAGCAGGTTTGTGGGCGTATAATATTGGAGACACGGTTCGTTTTACTTCTATCAAACCTTATAAAATAATTGTGAGCGGACGAATAAAACATTTTACTTCTGCCTTTGGTGAGCATGTAATAGCCCACGAGGTAGAAACCGCATTGCAAGCTACTTTACAAAAGTTTCCTGCATCGATTATAGAGTTTAGTGTAGCACCACAGGTAAACCCGAACGTTGGCTTACCTTACCATGAATGGTTGATCGAATTTGGCGAAAACCCTACATGTATAGAAGAATTCGAAAAAGAACTGGACAGACAAATGTGTCTATTAAATGTTTATTATCAAGATTTGATTAACGGAAATGTTTTACGACCATTGAAAATTTCTTTGGTAAAAAAGCATGGATTTCAGAATTATATGAAGTCTTTGGGAAAGTTGGGCGGACAAAATAAAGTTCCGCGCTTAGCCAATGATCGCTTGATTGCAGATAAATTTTATCAATTAAACTTAATCGAAACCTTATGA
- a CDS encoding M23 family metallopeptidase, with product MTDKQKYTTNVTHYKSTTIANKSPRIIRRFYWSLVLLLLGLLFSLYYNFTYLQKIHSKNALLDQQDSIINNQNKKIKSIEKTVKNLELYNRDLLAQKTYYSNIQPFKQTPILPIILDIKKENENISAENIKKKPIFISPLDGYISNTYNADEKHLALDLVSRTGDLVKAIADGYVIFTDWTPETGFVIVVDHTNDFLSIYKHNLDVYKKIGDKVTQGETISSVGNTGEFTTGPHLHLEIWHNGKAVNPELYINFKKSTNT from the coding sequence ATGACCGATAAACAAAAATACACAACAAACGTAACTCATTACAAATCAACTACAATAGCAAATAAATCACCAAGAATCATTCGTAGGTTCTATTGGTCATTGGTTTTGTTGTTGTTAGGATTGTTGTTTTCTCTTTACTACAATTTCACTTATCTGCAAAAAATTCATTCTAAAAATGCTCTACTCGATCAACAAGATTCGATAATCAATAACCAAAACAAGAAAATAAAATCTATCGAAAAAACCGTTAAAAATCTCGAATTATACAACCGAGATTTATTGGCTCAAAAAACTTATTATTCTAATATTCAACCTTTTAAACAAACTCCTATTCTACCAATTATTTTAGATATAAAGAAAGAAAATGAAAATATTTCGGCAGAAAATATAAAGAAAAAACCGATATTCATTTCACCTCTCGATGGTTATATAAGCAATACCTACAACGCAGATGAAAAACATTTGGCTTTGGATTTGGTTTCTAGAACTGGTGATCTTGTAAAAGCAATTGCAGACGGATATGTTATTTTCACCGATTGGACTCCCGAAACAGGTTTTGTGATTGTAGTAGATCATACCAATGATTTTTTGTCAATTTACAAGCACAATCTAGATGTGTATAAAAAAATCGGTGACAAAGTTACACAAGGCGAAACGATTAGTTCTGTAGGTAATACTGGCGAATTTACGACCGGTCCACATTTACATTTAGAGATTTGGCATAATGGGAAAGCTGTTAATCCCGAACTATATATCAACTTTAAAAAGTCGACGAACACATGA
- the porW gene encoding type IX secretion system periplasmic lipoprotein PorW/SprE encodes MKKIILSLSVVLSLGSCSTQKNTFQNRTYHKTTAWFNALYNAEQELDKVKEEQLNEYQYNWGEILPVDPVNEIRYTKSQAPNINQISRPGQKEKFVTPTGLDAVETKAQRVIEKHSMYIDGKEENQLIGRAYLLMGKARYYKKEYFDALDALNFIKSQLPNSKYAEEAQIFITLSELKGGNFYDGREKLAEMYEQGMSKRNLQLEVAKNFGQYLIDTQKYELATEVLTHAESLSKNKTERARLNFILGQLYAKLDDRQEQSEAHFTKAYELKPGYDMEVKAQIAMAINFQKEKNDYETYKNHLESISSKGVYKKRKNELDYAIGKLAILAGNLTDAETYLKSSLKEKEISDPYIRGKAYEAYADLEFDRGNYLYATVYYDSAVTAITHEKEINRINLRNDALKKLMEKHYLVQKNDSILRIAQMSKTEQEKYFQNYIDTLKIKEERQRIEEEKQMALANSSPSVDFQLGGTIKNFNSTSSGGSKFYFYNQGLKSDGVLEFQRVWGNQSLRDNWRFSTGGTSALEKRELELTGKLEEGNPRRFDLDFYLEKIPTQPKVIQNLKIERDTTELSLGIGYYDQFSNERLAISTLEHLISTPPKNIDIKANAIYQMYRITKAENDPSMEKYKNQILTEFPNTLYAGYINNPMEDYLTPETKEALADYEAAYSLYKEGKYEDTKTKVRQAIEQYPTQTLIAKFALLNAFAVGKTESLEQFRGALEVITIAYDGTQEAKKAKELLKKLDATKNKTNAAEETKKEVDRAADVLMPTEKKESTTPQRNRTGITGPGSIDEEDTKPVVK; translated from the coding sequence ATGAAAAAAATTATACTAAGTTTATCTGTGGTGCTCAGTTTGGGAAGTTGTTCTACCCAAAAAAACACCTTTCAGAACAGAACTTATCATAAAACAACTGCTTGGTTCAATGCACTTTACAATGCAGAGCAAGAATTGGATAAAGTAAAAGAAGAACAACTTAACGAATATCAGTACAATTGGGGGGAGATTTTACCCGTAGATCCTGTTAATGAAATTAGGTACACAAAATCTCAGGCTCCCAATATCAATCAAATTAGTCGTCCTGGGCAAAAAGAAAAATTTGTAACGCCTACAGGTTTGGATGCAGTAGAAACAAAAGCCCAACGAGTTATCGAAAAACATTCGATGTATATAGACGGTAAAGAAGAAAATCAATTGATCGGTAGAGCCTATTTATTGATGGGGAAAGCGAGATATTATAAGAAAGAATATTTCGATGCGTTGGATGCTTTAAACTTCATCAAATCGCAATTACCAAACTCTAAATATGCAGAAGAAGCACAAATTTTTATAACACTTTCCGAACTGAAAGGAGGTAATTTTTACGATGGCCGAGAAAAGCTAGCCGAGATGTATGAGCAAGGTATGAGCAAAAGAAACTTGCAATTAGAAGTAGCAAAAAACTTTGGACAATACCTCATAGATACACAAAAATATGAACTAGCAACTGAAGTTTTGACGCATGCTGAATCTTTATCGAAAAATAAAACAGAGCGTGCAAGACTAAATTTTATATTAGGACAACTGTACGCAAAGTTAGATGATCGACAAGAACAATCAGAAGCCCATTTTACAAAGGCATATGAGCTAAAACCTGGTTACGATATGGAGGTGAAGGCACAAATTGCCATGGCCATAAACTTCCAAAAAGAAAAAAACGATTACGAAACATATAAAAATCATTTAGAATCGATTTCTAGTAAAGGCGTTTATAAAAAACGAAAAAATGAGTTAGATTATGCCATTGGTAAATTAGCAATTCTAGCAGGAAATCTTACCGATGCAGAAACCTACCTGAAAAGTAGTCTGAAAGAAAAAGAAATTTCCGATCCATATATCCGTGGAAAGGCCTACGAAGCTTATGCAGACTTAGAATTTGATCGCGGAAATTACTTATATGCAACTGTTTATTATGATAGTGCGGTGACAGCAATTACACACGAAAAAGAAATCAATAGAATAAATCTTCGTAATGATGCATTGAAGAAGTTGATGGAAAAGCATTATTTGGTACAGAAAAATGATAGCATTTTACGAATTGCTCAAATGTCGAAAACTGAGCAAGAAAAATATTTTCAGAACTATATCGATACCTTGAAAATAAAAGAAGAGCGTCAACGAATAGAAGAAGAAAAGCAAATGGCTTTGGCTAATTCTTCGCCATCGGTCGATTTTCAGTTAGGAGGAACTATAAAAAACTTTAACTCTACTAGTAGCGGTGGAAGTAAATTTTATTTCTACAATCAAGGACTGAAAAGTGATGGCGTTTTAGAATTTCAGCGAGTATGGGGAAATCAATCCCTACGTGATAATTGGCGTTTTTCTACCGGAGGAACATCTGCTCTAGAAAAAAGAGAACTAGAATTAACCGGAAAACTGGAAGAAGGAAATCCGCGTAGATTTGATTTGGATTTCTATCTTGAGAAAATCCCGACTCAACCCAAAGTGATCCAGAACCTGAAAATCGAAAGAGACACCACCGAACTTTCATTAGGTATAGGTTATTATGATCAATTCTCCAACGAGCGATTGGCGATTTCTACCTTAGAGCATCTGATAAGTACACCACCCAAAAATATCGATATCAAAGCCAATGCAATTTATCAGATGTACAGAATTACCAAAGCAGAAAACGATCCTTCTATGGAGAAGTATAAAAATCAAATCTTGACCGAATTTCCTAATACTTTGTATGCAGGCTATATCAATAACCCAATGGAGGATTATCTTACTCCCGAAACCAAAGAAGCTTTAGCAGACTATGAAGCTGCTTACTCTCTCTATAAAGAAGGGAAGTATGAGGATACTAAAACAAAAGTAAGACAAGCAATAGAGCAATATCCTACCCAAACGTTGATTGCGAAGTTTGCATTATTAAACGCTTTTGCAGTTGGTAAAACCGAATCTCTAGAACAGTTTAGAGGCGCACTCGAAGTAATAACGATAGCGTATGATGGTACGCAAGAGGCAAAAAAAGCCAAAGAATTATTGAAGAAATTAGATGCTACTAAAAATAAAACAAACGCTGCTGAAGAAACTAAAAAAGAGGTAGATCGAGCAGCCGATGTTTTGATGCCAACAGAAAAAAAAGAGTCTACGACACCCCAAAGAAATAGGACAGGAATTACTGGTCCTGGATCTATAGATGAGGAAGATACGAAGCCAGTAGTAAAATAA
- the def gene encoding peptide deformylase, with protein MTKNILFLGVFLIQSLLFAQNNSAMPQSKPFTKNELTLINEKNHLHKFRVLLTTSRDDFRILRTKSIDLDPTDSSVKKLADRMLATVLDEETRGVGIAAPQIGINRNAVWIQRFDQKDQPFQFFINPKITWYSSLLQKGREGCLSIPDTIGNVVRSYAIRIEFYDLDGQFHDEVIEGFTAVIAQHEVDHLNGVLFTDRLQEQEKTTYTKAGAEQNLLYKKASE; from the coding sequence ATGACAAAAAATATTCTTTTTTTGGGCGTATTTCTTATACAAAGTTTGTTATTTGCACAAAATAATTCTGCAATGCCCCAAAGTAAACCTTTTACAAAAAATGAGTTAACCTTGATTAATGAAAAAAATCACCTTCATAAATTTAGAGTTCTTTTGACAACTAGTCGAGACGATTTTAGAATACTTCGTACTAAAAGCATCGACCTTGATCCTACAGATTCTTCTGTGAAAAAATTAGCCGATCGGATGCTAGCCACAGTTCTCGACGAAGAAACTCGTGGAGTTGGCATTGCAGCACCACAAATTGGCATCAATCGTAATGCTGTATGGATACAACGCTTTGATCAGAAAGATCAACCGTTCCAATTTTTCATCAATCCAAAAATCACTTGGTATTCTTCTCTTCTACAAAAAGGCAGAGAAGGCTGTTTATCGATTCCAGACACGATAGGGAATGTGGTGAGAAGCTATGCAATACGAATAGAATTTTATGATTTAGATGGACAATTTCATGATGAAGTTATCGAAGGTTTTACTGCAGTTATAGCACAGCATGAAGTCGATCATCTTAATGGAGTTCTCTTTACTGATCGCCTACAAGAACAAGAGAAAACAACCTACACAAAAGCAGGAGCCGAACAAAATTTATTATACAAAAAAGCTTCAGAATAA
- a CDS encoding DoxX family protein yields MKLFHVGKLDTKTNYALLFLRVSVSLLMLTHGVTKLLNFFDLAPLQFPDPLGIGPELSIILAILAEVVCSILLILGLWTRAVLIPLIVTMFIAIFMVHLHHDLATKELTIIYLIVYIVLMITGPGKFSLDYKIYRK; encoded by the coding sequence ATGAAATTATTTCATGTCGGTAAACTCGACACCAAAACCAATTATGCTTTACTCTTTTTACGCGTTTCTGTTAGTTTACTGATGTTGACACACGGAGTAACAAAGTTGCTCAACTTTTTTGATCTTGCCCCCTTACAATTTCCAGATCCTCTTGGTATCGGTCCAGAATTATCCATAATCTTAGCTATATTAGCCGAGGTGGTCTGTTCTATTTTATTGATTCTCGGTTTGTGGACAAGAGCAGTTCTTATCCCATTAATTGTCACTATGTTTATTGCCATTTTCATGGTTCATCTACACCATGATTTAGCTACAAAAGAATTAACAATTATTTACTTAATAGTTTACATAGTTTTGATGATCACTGGCCCTGGTAAATTTTCATTGGATTATAAAATATACAGAAAATGA